The bacterium genome contains the following window.
AAGGGAAAAAATTTTATAAAACTTAACCTTTTTCAATTCAAAATTCAAAATTTAGAATTCAAAATTTCTTAAAAGGTGGATGAATTTTTAACAGATAAACACAACCCTATCTATTTTTGCACTAAGTGATGGAAGATACTATACATTGACACCTACATAGAAAGGGATATGCGAAGTGTTAAAGATATCGGCAACATAGAGGGTTATCGTAAGGTTGTTGGTCAACTATCCTTAAGGGTAGGTAGTCTTCTGAACTATAATCAGTTGGGAAATGATGCAGGTATCAATCAGATTACCACAAAAAAATATGTGACCATCTGGCAGGAAAGTCTGGTTGGATTTCTCCTTTCGCCCTTTAATATATCTACCAGGATTAAGAAGTCAAAAAGGTATATTTCTTTGATAATGCACTTATCTGGGCATTGTCAGGTTTTAAGGCAAGAGAAATTCTTAAGGCAAGTGGTAAGTGTGGACATTATTTTGAAAACCTTGTTATCACAGATTTTATAAAATGGGGAATAAATTTAGAAAAACCACCTTCTTTTTACTACTGGCAAAAAAGCCCTGCTTCAGAGATAGACTTGGTCATAAACACTGAAGGGTTGACAATCCCTATAGAGATTAAATATTCAAATGTGATGGATAAAAAATATCTGCATGCTATTGATATGTTCAAAGAAAAACATAAGGGGAAAGGCTTAAAAATACCTTTTTCATTGATTATTTATAAAGGAGATTTTATTGCACCAGCAGAAGATGTCTTTTGTATCCCTGTCTGGGCATTGTGTTAAAATGGAAGATTGGGCTTTAAAACAGGGGAGATAAGCTATAATTATCCGTCCATTTTGGAGTGGGTTTCGTAATGAATATATTTATAACCAAGGAAGAGATTGAAAAAAAGGTATCTGAGCTTGCCCTAAAAATCTCATCTGATCATCCAGATGGTCTTATTACCATTGGTGTTTTAAAGGGTGCTTGGGTTTTTATGGCAGACCTGGTAAGAAAGCTGACCTGCCCTGTATATATAGATTTTATTAAGGTCTCAAGCTATAAGGGAAAAAAGACAACAGGAAAAATAAACCTTTCCCTCTTTCCCTCCATTTCTATTCTTAAAAAAAATGTTCTTGTTATCGAGGATATTGTAGATACGGGAATAACATTAAGCTATCTTAAGGAATATTTTAAAAGCCAAGAGCCAAAAAGCCTGAAATTTTGCTGCCTCCTTGATAAACCAGAGAGGAGAAAGAAAGATTTTACCCCAGATTATATTGGTTTTACCATCCCCGATAAATTTGTTGTAGGATATGGCCTTGATTGCAACGAGGAATACAGAAACCTTCCCTATATCGCTGTGATTTAAGTAATCAAATTTCTAAATCCAATTATGCTTTGCCAAACAAGATAAAATTTAGCATTTATGGAAGATTTTTGATATAATGTATCCTATAAAAAGCAATCAGAGAAAAAATAATAGCGAAATATAGGAATTTAAAATTTACCATGAAGAATTTTCCATGCTTATCATAGACTCTCTTATAAAGCTCTTTCTCGGACTTATTGTCCTCCTTATGCCATTATATTTTGACTTAAGGCTCTCTGACAATTTCGGGCTTTCAAAGACGCTAATCCTTTATCTTTTCTCAATTGTTATCCTTTACCTCTTATGTTTAAGGGCTATTTTTTATAAAGAAATACCCTTTAAAAAAACGCTAATTAACCTTTTTCTCTTTATCTTTATCATTATAAATATTGCCGCCTCCCTTGCATCAACCTCAAAGCTCCAAAGCATATTCGGTGAATACAAATCACAAGAAGGGCTGATAACCCTTTTTTGCTATGTCCTTCTTTTGTTTATAGCAATTAACTTTGTTGATAAAGAAAAAAATATATTTGTTAAAAAATGGCAAATTAGGCTATACACATCCATTGCTTTAAGTATAGCTTTTCTTCTTTTCTTTCCACCCCAGCAAACCATAGGATTACAAATATTGGAAAGCCCGTTTGGATTTTTCTGCTTTATTGCTTATCTCTCTTGCTTTTTCTTTTTTCTTTCCTGCCTTGATACAACAATTGGTTTTATAAAAATCCTTATTATGGCAGGGATGCTTTCTGGAATTTATTATGACCTACAGCTTAAAGGATGGGATTTTATCCAATGGGAGAGAGGAGCCTCTGCCTACTCAACATTTGGAAATATGGGATGGATTGGCCATTATGGAATGCTTGTTTTCTTTCCTAGTCTTTCCCTTTTTCTTTTAAGTTTCAACCCCTTCCCTCCTTCAAAGAAAGAGACAAAGAAAAGGAAAAATCCATCATCTGTGAAATACCTTTCCATTGCCATATCTTTCATTATCGTCATTTTTCTTTTTATCTCCTTCTTTCAGATAAGACAAAGGTCAACCTTTGTTGGATTGCTTGGAGGAAGCCTATTTTTCTTATCTATACTTGGATTAAAAGGGATAAGGGAATATAAAAAGGTTGTTTTTGTTCTCTGTTTGATATTTATCCCTTTGTTTTTCTTCTATGGCTTTACCGGAAGGGGGATTTTTATAAGGAGTATGAGGGAGTTTGGTGTAATGAAAAAGACAGACCAGCTTTTTGGAAGAGAAGGGATTACAACCATAGGAATAAGGCTTCACATCTGGAAAGCCTGCTTAAAGATAATCAAGGATTATCCAATCCTAGGATGTGGCCTTGATACAATGATGACTGTATATCCAAGGTATAGGACACTAAAGCATGTTGAGGTAGAAGGCCAGTATTCAAGAAACCAGAATGCCCATAATGACCTTTTACAGATAACATCAACCACAGGGTTTCTTGGCCTTTTCTCATACCTTCTCTTTCACCTTTCCCTCCTTTTTGCGATCATTCGCTCTAAATTATCTAATGAAAAAAGGATTCTTCTTGCAGGATTAGGAGGCTGCTGGATAGCACATCATGCAAATAATCTATTTTCATTTGGAATCCCTCCCATAAACGCTACCTGGTGGGTTATAATGGGTCTTCTTATATCTTTCCTTAATGAAAAAAAAGAAAATTTGAAAATTTCTCTTTCTTTTATGAAATGGCCAATTTTTGGAATTACATCCTTAATTGCCCTTCTTGGTATTCTTTTTATTATAAATATGTATAGGGCAGATTGCATATTTAAGCATGCAAAGGCTTATGATAGCTCAAAAAGGCTTATTGAGGCTATCCCTATTTACAAAAGGGCAATAAAGCTTAATCCATACTATAAGGATTATTGTGATGGGCTTCTAAATACATACCTTACATTGGCAAGGGAAAATCCCAATCCTGAATATACAAAGGAGGCGGTTATGCTTGCTTTAAAATCCGTTAAATTCTTTCCTGAGGATAGCATTGCCTGGAATTTCTTAGGCGGTGCATATTATCTGGATGGCATAGCATCAGGGATTGATCGGAGGGATGAAGCTGTATATGCATATAAAAATGCCATTAAATTTGAGCCATTCTTAAGGGATGCCTATACAAACATTG
Protein-coding sequences here:
- the hpt gene encoding hypoxanthine phosphoribosyltransferase codes for the protein MNIFITKEEIEKKVSELALKISSDHPDGLITIGVLKGAWVFMADLVRKLTCPVYIDFIKVSSYKGKKTTGKINLSLFPSISILKKNVLVIEDIVDTGITLSYLKEYFKSQEPKSLKFCCLLDKPERRKKDFTPDYIGFTIPDKFVVGYGLDCNEEYRNLPYIAVI
- a CDS encoding O-antigen ligase family protein; this translates as MLIIDSLIKLFLGLIVLLMPLYFDLRLSDNFGLSKTLILYLFSIVILYLLCLRAIFYKEIPFKKTLINLFLFIFIIINIAASLASTSKLQSIFGEYKSQEGLITLFCYVLLLFIAINFVDKEKNIFVKKWQIRLYTSIALSIAFLLFFPPQQTIGLQILESPFGFFCFIAYLSCFFFFLSCLDTTIGFIKILIMAGMLSGIYYDLQLKGWDFIQWERGASAYSTFGNMGWIGHYGMLVFFPSLSLFLLSFNPFPPSKKETKKRKNPSSVKYLSIAISFIIVIFLFISFFQIRQRSTFVGLLGGSLFFLSILGLKGIREYKKVVFVLCLIFIPLFFFYGFTGRGIFIRSMREFGVMKKTDQLFGREGITTIGIRLHIWKACLKIIKDYPILGCGLDTMMTVYPRYRTLKHVEVEGQYSRNQNAHNDLLQITSTTGFLGLFSYLLFHLSLLFAIIRSKLSNEKRILLAGLGGCWIAHHANNLFSFGIPPINATWWVIMGLLISFLNEKKENLKISLSFMKWPIFGITSLIALLGILFIINMYRADCIFKHAKAYDSSKRLIEAIPIYKRAIKLNPYYKDYCDGLLNTYLTLARENPNPEYTKEAVMLALKSVKFFPEDSIAWNFLGGAYYLDGIASGIDRRDEAVYAYKNAIKFEPFLRDAYTNIGQIRASQKRYDDSLFWFKKALEFIPDEALSLYYVGYILFEKKRFEEGKPYLKRLISLYPTYEKATMARKMLEGRYSIFHHLVQK